From a single Athene noctua chromosome 2, bAthNoc1.hap1.1, whole genome shotgun sequence genomic region:
- the KLF10 gene encoding Krueppel-like factor 10 yields MGSGEQKEENKGSGRRAAAARAPVSLGSPALKEEMEMTTEKERDTRYFWNNAPEKSDYEAVEALISMSCNWKSDFKKHAEMRPITPASDMSEESDETLLPGAADFNAIPAFCLTPPYSPSDFEMSQVVHPGSPALSKSLAEAVKPPLATPRREAERPPAAGPLKAQATSVIRHTADAQLCNRKTCPVRTASVLKYQDSLSREANSKQNAEAEHSSCSAVAPSRASEESGELPVAEGKTTEAAAGLVPVTKPSVGRHQPFTGSAQQSAAVAPPCPAQGSGAPPVPVICQMVPLPSNNNVVTAVVPNTTPSQQPALCQPMVFMGTQVPKGAVMFVVPQPVVQSTKAPIISPNGTRLSPIAPAPGFVPSAAKPTPPVDSSRIRSHICSYPGCGKTYFKSSHLKAHVRTHTGEKPFSCSWKGCERRFARSDELSRHRRTHTGEKKFACPMCERRFMRSDHLTKHARRHLSAKKLPNWQMEVSKLNDTAILPASATTQ; encoded by the exons aaggaagaaatggagATGACGactgagaaagagagagataCTAGGTATTTCTGGAACAATGCTCCTGAAAAAAGCGATTATGAGGCTGTAGAAGCTCTTATTTCTATGAGTTGCAACTGGAAATCAGACTtcaaaaaacatgcagaaatgagACCTATAACTCCAGCATCTGATATGTCAGAAGAGAGTGACGAAACTTTGCTTCCCGGAGCAGCGGACTTTAATGCGATACCAGCATTT TGCCTGACCCCCCCCTACAGCCCTTCTGACTTCGAGATGTCGCAGGTGGTCCACCCGGGGTCACCTGCACTCAGCAAGTCGCTGGCAGAGGCTGTCAAGCCTCCTCTGGCCACCCCTCggagagaggcagagaggccTCCAGCAGCCGGGCCTCTGAAGGCTCAAGCTACCAGTGTTATCCGCCACACGGCTGATGCCCAGCTTTGTAATCGCAAAACCTGCCCGGTGAGAACAGCCAGTGTGCTGAAATACCAGGACAGTCTTTCGAGGGAAGCAAACAGTAAACAAAATGCCGAAGCAGAACATTCCTCGTGTTCCGCTGTGGCGCCGAGCAGAGCCAGTGAAGAGAGCGGTGAACTGCCGGTGGCGGAAGGAAAAACCACAGAAGCGGCTGCTGGTCTGGTGCCGGTGACGAAGCCCTCAGTCGGCAGGCATCAGCCGTTCACTGGGTCAGCGCAGCAGTCAGCAGCGGTGGCACCGCCATGCCCTGCGCAAGGCAGTGGAGCCCCCCCCGTGCCAGTGATTTGCCAGATGGTCCCGCTGCCCTCAAACAACAACGTTGTGACGGCCGTAGTGCCCAACACCACGCCGAGCCAGCAGCCGGCTCTCTGTCAGCCCATGGTCTTCATGGGCACCCAAGTTCCCAAAGGGGCTGTTATGTTTGTTGTGCCCCAGCCAGTTGTGCAGAGCACAAAGGCTCCCATTATTAGTCCTAATGGCACGAGACTCTCCCCCATtgcccctgcccctggcttcGTACCTTCTGCAGCAAAACCCACTCCCCCCGTTGATTCTTCAAGAATAAGAAGTCACATTTGCAGCTACCCGGGATGTGGGAAAACATACTTCAAGAGCTCCCATTTGAAGGCTCACGTCAGAACACACACAG gagaaaAGCCATTTAGCTGCAGTTGGAAAGGCTGCGAGAGAAGGTTTGCACGCTCTGATGAACTGTCTCGCCATCGCAGAACACATACTGGGGAGAAGAAGTTTGCCTGCCCGATGTGCGAGCGGCGGTTCATGAGGAGCGACCACTTAACGAAGCATGCGCGTCGCCACTTATCAGCTAAGaagttaccaaactggcaaatgGAAGTGAGCAAGTTAAACGATACTGCCATCCTGCCAGCATCTGCGACCACGCAGTGA